The following proteins are encoded in a genomic region of Drosophila bipectinata strain 14024-0381.07 chromosome XL, DbipHiC1v2, whole genome shotgun sequence:
- the LOC108119685 gene encoding uncharacterized protein, with protein sequence MGKKGKGKGKGKKPAAAVLPVEAPPCPPCPELPKQMQPLDSCPESSGPHDVLRAQPNHYPALLRIPETMAVVGSENGCYDSICKLLRAGFRCAERVFVMAPWGNYVVFRYHNNNDFIYFLFDGCTCDVNRFRYLDLSCGTAGFLFFDNMHDVISYIIQSRKTRLYLENLNKIAIDQIVEEYGAVTYTQKAKCMRFA encoded by the coding sequence ATGGGCAAGAAGGGTAAAGGCAAGGGAAAGGGAAAGAAGCCAGCGGCAGCGGTACTACCCGTGGAGGCACCACCGTGTCCCCCATGCCCGGAGCTGCCCAAGCAAATGCAGCCGCTGGACTCCTGCCCGGAGTCTAGCGGGCCGCACGACGTGCTCCGTGCACAGCCGAATCATTATCCGGCCCTGTTGCGTATTCCGGAGACCATGGCTGTGGTGGGATCGGAAAACGGATGCTACGACAGCATCTGTAAGCTGCTGAGGGCCGGATTCCGGTGTGCCGAGCGCGTTTTTGTGATGGCACCCTGGGGCAACTATGTGGTGTTCCGCTATCACAACAATAACGACTTCATCTACTTCCTGTTCGATGGCTGCACCTGCGACGTGAATAGGTTCCGGTATCTGGATCTCAGCTGCGGCACCGCCGGCTTCCTCTTCTTCGACAATATGCACGACGTCATCAGCTACATCATCCAGTCCCGCAAGACCCGACTCTATCTGGAGAACCTTAACAAGATCGCTATCGACCAGATCGTGGAGGAGTACGGAGCCGTCACCTATACCCAGAAGGCCAAGTGTATGCGGTTTGCTTAG